From the genome of Sporocytophaga myxococcoides DSM 11118:
GCTTATACCGGTGGGGCTTCTATTGCAGCCAAAGCAGCTGGTGCAGATGTAACACACGTAGATTCGGTAAAGCAGGTAATTACATGGTCAAGAGAAAATATGGAGGCATCTCAGCTGACCGATATTCGTTGGGTTGTTGAAGATGCTATGAAGTTTGTGCAAAGGGAAGTGAAGAGAGGTAACAAGTATCAGGGCATTATTCTTGATCCACCAGCCTATGGGAGAGGTCCTACTGGAGAGAAGTGGATCATCGAGGAGCACTTGAATCAAATGCTGAAGTACTGTGCAGAGCTACTGGATAATGAAAATTATTTCTTTATCATTAACCTGTATTCAATAGGATTTTCTGCACTTATCTTGGAAACATTTACCAGACAGCTTTTTGGAGATAGAAAGAATTTTGAGATAGGCGAGTTATTCCTTCAGGATAGATTTAAAAAGAAATTGCCCTTAGGTGTATTCTCAAGATTCAGTTCTGCGAAAGGTTAATATCTGGTTTTGAATTTTAAGAGATTGAAAACAGGAATAAATTCCTGTTTTTTTTATTTAAACCTGTTTTAATCTTAAGAAAACTTTCAATAATGCTTAGCCTTCTCTGTGGCCCCCTTTGTCTTCTCTGTAATTCAAAATCATTTCCATATGAGTGAATATAGAGTTTACCAACATTATATCTTTTAGCAATACATCTATAAATCTGTTTTTTGAGCTCGTTTTTCCCTATAAATCGCGCTAAAAAATCTTCAAATAACTATTGCTCATCATGCCCAGTTGAATAAATAAACAAGCAAATGACAACCAGTAAAACTGTCTTTGCCAAAAGATAGACGCGTATGAGAAGTTGGACAAAATTAATGATGGCTCTGGTTCTATCCTTCACAGGAGTGAATCATTTTAGTTATGCAGGTTTGCAGGCGCCTGCTCCCAAAGACACAAATATTGTAGTTCCGGAGCGGATGAATTTTACCTATGCTGCAGAAAGATCAAGGCCTGCAGTGGTTTTTATTCAGACATATTCAAGTTCTCCTCAAGGTTCTGCTTCTTTGGAAAATCCGCTTCAGGATTTATTGGAAGAACTGTATGGTGGTCAGGCTGAGCCCCCACAAGGAGATCAAAGTAAGGAAAAAGAACAGAAACCGGAAGAGTATCCAGTTGCATCTGCATCAGGTGTAATTATTTCCGGAGAAGGATATATAGTGAGTAACAACCACGTTATTGAAGGCGCTGATAGAATTGAAATCGTGCTGAATGATAAAAGAAGTTATACAGCAAAGATTGTGGGCATAGATCCGGAAACAGATCTAAGTCTTTTGAAGATTGAAGGGGGAGAATTAACTCCTATCATTTATGGCAATTCTGATATCATAAAAATTGGTGAATGGGTGCTGGCTGTTGGAAATCCGTTTAACCTGACATCGACAGTTACAGCGGGAATAGTTAGCGCCAAAGGACGAAATGTAGGTGTGCTTGCAGAACAAAGCAATATGGCCATTGAATCATTTATTCAGACAGATGCTGTGGTTAACGTTGGTAATAGCGGTGGAGCACTGGTTAATACGAAAGGGGAGTTGATCGGAATTAATACGGCTATTGCCAGCCCAACCGGATCTTATGCAGGCTATTCATTTGCTGTGCCTTCTAATATTGTATTTAAGGTAGTTGAAGACCTTAAAAAGTATGGCCAGGTTCAAAGAGCTATACTGGGAGTCACGATTCAGGATCTGGATGCAGCCCTTGTAAAAGCTAAGAAAATTCCGGATTTCCATGGTGTCTATGTCGACTCTGTAGTCAAGGGTAGTTCAGCAGCCGATGCAGGGCTTCAAAAAGGTGACATTATTAAAAAGATTGAAGGTCATATTGTAGATTCTCCTTCTGAGCTTCAGGAAATAGTCGCAATTCACAGACCGGGGGATAAGATTAAATTATCTTACTCTCGTGGAGGTAAAGTTAATGAAACTGAAGTACTCCTGAAAAACAGTACTGGCAATACCAAGCTGAGCAAGAAAGATCCGAATGAAATGGCTAGCCTTGTCGGAGCACAGTTAAGAGATCTTTCAAAAGAAGAAGCAAAGAAATTTAAGGTGAAAGGTGGTGTGAAAATAGAGAAAGTTATGCCTGGAAAATTTAAAAACGCCGGCATGAAAGATGGGTTCATCATCACACATATTGATAAAATACCAGTGAAATCTATGGAGGATGCAACTAAGATTATCAATAAGAATAAACAGAATGAGGTGTTGGTACAGGGGGTTTATCCCAATGGAGAAAAAGCCTTTTATGCTATAGCTTTTTAAGTTTTTAAATAGAGGTTGTTGGAGGAGGAAATAAGCAGATAGGAGCTAATGCTCTCTTCTGCTTATTTTATTTTAAAAATAGGATATACGATTTTGAGGTTATAAATTGTAATTAAAGTATTGAAATTTAATAATATGTGTCTTTTTTGAAATAAAGTTTATATAATTTTTTGTTAAGTGAATGAACATTCATTTATATTTGCATGTAATTAAGTAATGAGAGCAAGGGACGAAAATAAAGAAATAGCAATCAGGCAAAAGGCTGTTGAGATGATTGTGAAAGAGGGGCTCGATGGGCTGAGCATGCAAAAGTTAGCCAGGGCCGCCGGCGTTTCTCCTGCTACAATTTATATTTATTATAAAGATCGGGAGGACCTTATTATACAGCTTGCATTGTATGCCAGTGAAAAGCTAACCTGTACAAGCCTTGAAAATTTCGACCCGGAAATGAGTTTTGAAGAGGGAATGAAATTGCAGTGGAGAAACAGAGCCAGGTTTTTTACTGAAAATCCTACGGAAATGCTTTTTGTAGAACAAATCAAACATTCACAGCATTATGAAAGATTTGTAGAAGCAAATAAGGAACATTTCAGGGATGTTATGAAAAAATTTACCACCAATGCCATCAAAAACAAAGAATTAATTGAGCTCCCTTTTGAAGCTTACTGGTCTGTGGCATTTGGCCCTTTGTATCAATTAATCAAATTTCACTCTCAAGGTCATAGTTATGCAAACAAAAAATTTCACCTGACTGATGAATTGATGATGCAAACACTCCAGTTGGTTTTAAAAGCTTTAAAGCCATAATATTCTTTTTGTTACTTGACTAAATGAATGTTCATTTTAAAAAAGATCGCCATGGAAACAACTCATACAGTGCTGGTCTTCCGGACTAATATCAGACTTAAGAAGGATCTGGAACTGATTAAACCTCTTTTTAGGAAAATAAAGGAGATTTCTTCGTGGAGTGTAGACCTGGAAGATAATGATAAAGTGCTGAGACTTGAAACTTCTGCAATTCAAATAGAAACAATAATAAAAACAATCAACGAAGCGGGCTTCTTTTGCGAGGAGCTAATGGATTAAAATTAAAAAAATGACAACTACAATACAAAAAGAAAAACTCTTCACCGGATATCAGGTCTTCATGATCGCAATGCTTGCGATTCTGCAGTTTACCGTTATTCTTGATTTTATGGTTTTATCTCCTCTGGGAGCTATACTTCTAAAAGAGCTGAATATGAAAACGTCACAGTTCGGGCTTGTTGTTTCAGGTTACGCACTGAGTGCAGGAGCTGCAGGTATAGCTGCTGCAGGTTTTGCCGATAAGTATGACAGAAAAAAAATGCTCATGTTATTTTATGTGGGCTTTATTTTAGGAACAATATTCTGCGCTCTGGCAACAGATTTTCAGTCCTTGCTTATTGCCAGAATTGTTACCGGGCTATTTGGTGGAGTCATTGGATCAATAGGGTTTGCCATTATCACAGATCTTTTCAAAATGGAAGTAAGAGGACGTGTAATGGGATTTGTTCAAATGGCCTTTTCTGTAAGCCAGATATTAGGAATACCTGTAGGAATTTATCTTGCTAATCAATTTGGTTGGCATGCTCCTTTCTGGATGATTGCTGGTTTCGGAGCAATTATCGGAGTTGTTTTATTTCTGTATATGAAACCGGTAACGGACCATCTCAAGGTTAAATCAGAAAGAAATGCATTTCAACATCTTCAAAAAACCATTTCAAATAAGTCTTATGTAAAAGCTTTTGCTGCTACTACATTGCTGGCTACCGGAGGCTTTATGATCATGCCATTTGCCAGTGCATTTACAACAAACAACCTTGGAATTTCAATTAAAAGTCTTCCGATTTTGTATGGTGTTACAGGTGTCTTTTCAATGGTTGCAGGCCCGCTTATAGGTAAATACAGCGATAAAATCGGAAAGTATAATATCTTCTTTATCGGCACTATATTAAGTATGATTACAATGATGATATACTGCCATCTTGGAGTTACACCTCTATGGTTGTTGATAGTAATAAATATTTTCATGTTTGCAGGCATCACAGCTCGCATCATATCTTCTTCAGCATTAATGACAGGCATTCCGTCCGCTCAGGACAGAGGCGCATTTATGAGCGTTAATTCAGCTGTTCAGCAAACATCAGGAGGTATCGGATCTGCTATTGCAGGTTTGATAGTCGTTCAAACCTCCGATGGTTATATACATAATTATGATATCCTTGGTTATGTTGTATTGGTCGCTATGATTGCAGCTTTAGTGATGACTTATTATGTAAACAAACAGGTTGAAGAGAAAAATAAGAATGCTTTAAAAACCTCCGAAAATCAACAAAAGATAGCTGTAGGCTAAAGGCTGAAATGAACATCAGAAAGCCGGTCTATTCAGATCGGCTTTTTTATTTTGGGAGAGAAAAAAAACAGTATCAATTTTTTCTTATTCGTTGCTTTAATGGTTTACAGAAAATACTTTTAATAAAACATAATTATTAATATGAGATTGTTAAAAATAATCATTGCATTTGTTATGCTCACAAACATTGCCTTTGCTCAGGGCAAAGATGTTACATATTCCGATGGCTCTGCTTCATTAAAGGGATTCTTTGTGAAGGCTCAAGGAGCAAAGGGGAAAGCTCCAGGCGTAATTGTAATCCATGCATGGATGGGCCTTGATGAACATGCAAAAAATTCAGCTGATCAATTAAGCAAACTAGGTTACAATGCATTTGCCGCTGATATCTATGGTGAAAACTCCAGACCAAAAGATAAACAGGAGGCCGCAAAAACTTCATCCTACTATAAAAGTAATCCTTCAATCTACCAGTCTAGAATTAAAGCAGCTATAGAGGAACTTATAAAACTGGGTGCTGATCCAGATAAGATTGTTGTAATGGGATATTGCTTTGGTGGCACAGGAGCTTTGGAGGCAGCAAGAGGACAGCTTCCTGTGGCAGGAATAGTTTCGTTTCATGGTGGTCTTGGTAAAGATACTACACGTGTAAATGTCTTAATTAAACCTAAAGTATTAGTGTTGCATGGGGCAGATGATCCTTATGTTTCAGATGCTGATATTAAAGGATTTCAAAAAGAAATGCGTGATGGTAAGGCAGACTGGCAGATGGTTTACTATGGCAACGCTGTTCATGCTTTCACCGAGGAACGTGCAGGCAATGACAATTCCAAAGGTGCAGCCTATAATGAGAAAGCTGCTAAACGTTCGTGGGAAGCTTTAGTGGTCTTTTTAAAAGAGGTTTTTAAAGCTTGAGAAGAAACTGACTTTATTAATGCCATCGCCTCAAGCGATGGCATCAATTTTTTAAAACAACTTCTCATTATTCTTATGCCTGTCTTTATCTCTGATACTCTTCTTTTCCATACTTTTGGTGAGAGCTTCAGTTAGATCTACACCTGTCTGATTGGCAAGGCATATTAATACAAATAAAACATCCGCAAATTCATCCCCAAGGTCCTTGCCGTCTTCCCCTTTTTTAAATGATTGTTCTCCATATTTTCTTGCCATGATTCTGGCTACTTCTCCGACCTCTTCCATTAAAATAGCAGTATTGGTCAATTCGTTGAAATAGCGGACTCCGGTAGTTTTAATCCACTGATCAACAGATTCCTGCGCTTCTTTTATAGTCATTTAATTTTTATTTTTTGTGTCAATAATGATAGTTACAGGCCCATCATTTAAGAGTTGGACCTGCATGTCCGCGCCAAATTCACCAGTATATACCGTTTTACCAAGTTCAATTTCACTTAATTGTACAAATTGTTCATACATGGGAATCCCTTTTTCCGGTCTTGCCGCTTCAATGAAGGAAGGTCTGTTACCCTTTTTAGTACTTGCATGCAAAGTAAACTGACTCACAACCAAGAGGTCTCCATTAATGTCTTTCAGAGATAAATTCATTTTGCCATCAGCATCAGAAAAAATTCTCAGGTTAATTATTTTTTTAGTGAGCCAGTCTGAATCTTCCTGTGTATCTTCATGTGCAATACCTAAAAGAACCAGCAGTCCTTCAGAGATACTGGATTTTAGCGTTTTGTCAATCGTTACAGAAGCATGTTTAACTCTTTGAATAACAGCAATCATTAATAAATTTTTCTAATTGAAATAAAAGTATAAATTTTGTAAAAAAATAATGCAAATGCTTTCCAAAAGCAAATCAGAAGTAATCAATAAAATTAAAGAATTTTTAAGCGGAAAAAGGAAAGCTTTAATTGCTGCCGGAATCACTGTTATAGCGGTATTCCTTATTTTCATTGCTTTCAGATTTAATAAAAGTGAAAAGGATGCAGTATATGAACTGTTGTCTCCTTCAGCTGTAGTATTAATGGAATCTGAAGACCTTACAGATATTATGAAAGAATGTCGGTCTTCTGCTTCCATGTTTTCCTCTGTTCCTTTTTTTGAATTTCTATACAGTCATTTAAATGAAGATCCGCTTCTGGATAGCCTTATTAAGTTTTCAGATAAACAAAAGGTATACATTTCTTTGAATGCTGCTGGTAAAAGTGATGTAGACCTTATTTTTTATCTGAAGAAAGATGAAGAAAAAGCTCATTCTGATTTTGGAAAGCTTGTAAAGCAAGACGCTTCACTAACACTGGACCATCGTCTCTTCAACGATATCATGATATATGATTTAGGCAGAAGAGGGGACAGGAAAAAGTTTTCCTTCATATTTTATCAGGGTTATTTTATCGGAAGTTTTTCAGGCTTTTTACTTGAAGATGTTATCAGAAATCTTAGTCAGGATAAAGATCTTGCCTGGACTAAGGCAAATAATCTTGCAGAAGATAAAACTTCAACAAAAATCCTTATAAATCATAAGAACTTACCCAGATATTTATCTCTCTACTGTACAGCCAGATATACTGCAGGCCTCAAAGGACTTGCAAATTTTGCATCCTCTTCAGGTGTAACATGGGAAAAGACTGATGCAGGATTAACATTGAATGGAAAAACAGTAGCAAATGAAAATCAATATCTAAATACGTTTAAAAATCAAACTCCTGTAAAGTTTTCAATGGGTGCTGTAATTCCTGAAAATGCATCAGCCGTTTTCAGGCTTGGCATATCAGATTGCCCCACCTGGTTTGCTGAGTATGATAAAATAAATGAAGAAATTCCTTTAAAAGGAGGAGCATATAAACAATTGACAAAAGCTATCGAACTTATTAAAGATGAAGTAGCCTGGGTAATCACTGAGCCTGAAATTTCCGATAGAGTTTTTCAATATTCAATTATAAAAACTTCAGATGCTAATGCATTTATGAAGGCTTTAAGAACCTTGGCAGACTCATCTACTTCGGTAACTACTCCTAATCCTAACAGAAAGATTTATGCCGTACATAAAAAGAACCTTCTTACTCATTTGTTCGGTCCTGTATTTTCTGATTTTAAAGAATACTTCATTACAAGTCACGGCAACTTTGTTGTAATTGGAAACCAGTTGGCTGCATTGGAAACTTACCTTCAGCAAGTGCAAAACGGATACGTTCTCAAAAAGACAGCTGGAATAAAGTTTTTTGCAGAACCTTCCAATATCTCACTTTATGTAAATCCGGATCGCTCTGAATTCCTTGCTGGTAAGTGCATTCGTGATCCGGAGATAAAGAAAAATTGGATAAGGTCTTCAGGTTCTTTTTCCTATACAGGTGTAAGCTTTTCTGCAGACTATGATAAGAAGTTTTTATTAAGGTATATTATTCAAAAGGGTAAAGGAAGCACGACTGGAGTACCTAAATCTTTGGCTGTCAATAAAACTTTAGAGTTCAATGCTGGCCTTATATCGGAAGCCTTTCCCTTAAGAGCAATATCAGGACTGGATGAACATTTTCTTGTTCAGGATTCATTGTTTAAAACCCACTTGTTCTCAAGATTTGGTACGTTATTGTGGAGTGCTAAAGTTGAAGGAAAACTAAGTTCAGATCCTGTGTGGGGAAATATTGACAAAGCAGGCAAGGATGAAATAGTTTTTGCAGTCAGAAATAAAATATATGCTATCAATAGTGCTAATGGTCAGTTAATAAAAGGTTATCCATTAACTATTCCTGGTAAAGTTTATATCACTTCTCTTGCTTTGATTGATTATGATGGAAGCAAAAATTACAGATTTTTTGCAGGCGATGATTCAGGTAATATATATGCCTTGGATACTCAAGGAAAGTTACTTGATGGTTGGAAGCCGAAAAAGATTGATTACAGCTTGATAGGCAAGCCTGCCCATGTTCGTATAGATGATAAAGATTATATTGTAGCCTTGTCAAGAAAAGGGAAATTACATGTATTCAACAGAAAGGGTCAGCCAATTAAAGGTTTTCCTGTAAAGCTGGAGCATGCAACAACAAGTACTTTTTTTATAGAAAAGAGTTCTTCAAACATCAACAGTTACATTTCAATTTTATCAGAAAAAGGAGAATTGGTTAAAGTCGATTTTTCAGGTAAAATAGCAAAGAGGGCACAGCTTTTCCGCTTAAGCCCTGAGAGTAAATTCTCCCTATATCCTGATAACAGAATGAAGTCGTATACAATTGTCCGAAAAGATAAAGACCGTCTGGATTTTCTTGATATGTCCCTAAGTCCTTTGTTTACTCAGACTAATTTTCCCCTGGAAAAGTATGATATCAAGTATATACATTCTATTGCAGCTAACATTTCTTACTGGTTGGTAAATGACCTTACTAATCACAGAAGTATAGTGTTTGCTCCAAATGGAAAGTTTTTAGGAGAAGGATGGATTAAAAGCCATGAAAAGCCAACAGCGGTTTATCTGGAAAAATATAATGAGGGAAGTTTGGTTAAAGTGAATAAAAAAAGTATTGAGATCGCCCGAATAAAATAACCTTTCGGGATTATTTCTGTAAATTTAAAATACTAAACTAGATAAAAATACATGGCGTTAAGATCTATAATTATCCTGGCATTGACTTTTGTTTCCCTGAATATCTTTGCTCAGGGTAAACCTAAAGAAGGTTCGGCTCCAAGAGCGAATATTTACCTTATTGAAGGAGATTCGGAGAACCTGATTACACATTTGAAAAAGAACAAAGAAAACAAGATCAGAGTGAAGCTTGAAGGAGGAATTGAAAATGTAAAGCATACAATGTATGTTACCTCTAAGCATGCTTCTATCAAACCAGATCCTAAAGTAGAAAATCAATACATTATCATTCCAAAAGAAGAAAACGTCGAGATCATCGTAGATATTAAGACAGAGGAAGACTACAATCAAATACAGATGGTTGATAAAAATGGCAAGCAGAAAAAAGAGGTTGTAAAGACTTTGACTCCAAAGACCTACATGGTAGGTTATGAAAAGGTGAAGGTAAATTAAATTAAGCTGTAAGCTAAAAGCATAAAGCTGAAAGTTGAATATAGATCAATTAAAGTCCTTCTCCTTTAGGAGAAGGATTTATGATGAAGTCCTTTTTAGACTTTCAGAAAAAACTAAAGCCAGAAGTGGCGAAGTATACAGAGAGTGTAAGCTCTAATTACTCATTCAAATTAGCATTATCATTTTTTTATTTAATGGAAAATAGCTGGAATCCTGAACGGGAGCGTGTGAAACAATACAGAGAAAGTATTGGATGGAAAAAGTGGGGACCATATTTAACAGAACGTCAATGGGGCACTGTAAGAGAAGATTATAGTACTTCTGGAAGTGCCTGGGAGTTTATCTCTCATGATATGGCCCGAAGTAGGGCCTATAGATGGGGAGAAGAAGGCATTGCAGGTATTTCAGATAATAAATCATTACTGTGTTTTGCCCTGGCACTTTGGAATGGTGAAGACCCTATACTGAAAGAGAGACTTTATGGTCTTTCAGGAAACGAGGGGAATCACGGAGAAGATTGCAAGGAGTTATATTATTACCTTGATAATACGCCCTCACATTCTTATATGAAAATGCTCTACAAGTATCCTCAAAGGGCATTCCCTTATGATAAAATAGTAGCGGAAAATGGGAAAAGAACAAAGGCTGATCCGGAATATGAAATTCTGGAAACAGGAGTATTTGATGATAATCGCTACTATGATGTTTTCATTGAATATGCAAAAGCTGACAAGGAAGATATCTTAGTAAAAATAAGCGTTACAAACAGGGGAGATGATCATTGCAAGCTCACAGTTTTACCTACTGTCTGGCTGAGGAATACATGGTCCTGGGATAACAAAACTTTTAAACCTGGAATGCAGGCCATTTCTAATGAGGAGATTTACATAAAATACAGGCCAGATAAATCTTTTCATTTGTATGCAGAAAATCACAACAGATCATTCCTCTTTTGCGATAATGAAACCAACTATAAACGATTATACAATTTCGCCAACTCTACTGCTTATTGTAAGGATGGCATTAATGATTATATAGTTAATGGCAAGGCAGGAGCTGTAAACTTTAAAGAAGGAACTAAAGCTTCAGCATTTTATGAACTTGATTTTGCGCCGGGAGAAACAAAGGTGATCAAACTCAGACTTGCTGATAAATCACATCAAGGAGCATTTGAAGAGTTTGATGATATATTCAGGTTGAGGTTAAATGAAGCGGATGCATTTTATAATGACTTACAGAAGAATGTTGCAGACCCGGAGCTGAAAATGATCCAGCGTCAGTCATATGCAGGAATGTTATGGAGCAAGCAATTTTATTACTTTAATGTAAATCAATGGCTTGAAGGTGATCCTGGCCAACCAGCACCTCCTGAAGAAAGAAAGCATAAACGAAACAGTCAATGGAGGCATTTGAGTAATTCCAATATTATCTCTATGCCGGATAAATGGGAATATCCATGGTATGCTGCTTGGGATCTTGCGTTTCATTGTATTCCTCTTGCGCGACTAGATCCTAATTTCGCAAAGAGACAACTGGTAGTGCTGCTGAGAGAATATTATATGCATCCAAACGGACAAATTCCTGCATATGAATGGAACTTCAGTGATGTTAACCCTCCTGTACATGCCTGGGCAGCATATAAAGTATATCAGATAGATAAAGAGTTTACCGGAAAAGGTGACTATGATTTTCTGGAGAAAGTACTTCATAAACTCTTGCTTAACTTTACTTGGTGGGTAAACCAAAAAGACATTAGCGGTAACAATATCTTTGAAGGTGGTTTTCTCGGCCTGGATAATATCGGAGTGTTTGACAGAAGTCAGAAACTTCCTACCGGAGGATATCTTGAGCAAGCCGATGGCACAAGCTGGATGGCGATGTATTCATTGAACCTCCTTAAGATTAGTACGGAGCTGGCTATGGAAAGGCCTGTTTATCAGGATGTGGCCACGAAATTCTTCGAACACTTTCTTTATATCGCTGGAGCCATTACCAATATTGCTGGAAAAGGTATCAGTCTTTGGGATAATGAAGATGAGTTCTTTTATGACGTGCTTCATAAGCCTGAAGGAGAAAGCATTCCTATGAAGATCAGGTCAATGGTAGGTTTGATTCCGATGTTTGCAGTGGAAACAATTGAACCGGAAATGGTATCTGAACTTCCGGATTTTAAAAGAAGATTGGAATGGGTACTGGAAAATCGTCCTGATCTTTCTGTCTTGGTTTCGAGGTGGTATGAAGCAGGAAAGGGCGAGACAAGGCTACTGTCACTACTCAGAGGTTCAAGACTAAAAAACTTGTTAAAGAGGGCTTTGGATGAAAAAGAATTCTTATCCGACTATGGTATTCGTGCCTTATCTAAGTATCATAAGGATAAGCCTTATGAAATAAAGGTCAATGATAATTTATTCTCAGTGAGTTACCTTCCGGGTGAATCAGATTCG
Proteins encoded in this window:
- a CDS encoding MGH1-like glycoside hydrolase domain-containing protein; this translates as MENSWNPERERVKQYRESIGWKKWGPYLTERQWGTVREDYSTSGSAWEFISHDMARSRAYRWGEEGIAGISDNKSLLCFALALWNGEDPILKERLYGLSGNEGNHGEDCKELYYYLDNTPSHSYMKMLYKYPQRAFPYDKIVAENGKRTKADPEYEILETGVFDDNRYYDVFIEYAKADKEDILVKISVTNRGDDHCKLTVLPTVWLRNTWSWDNKTFKPGMQAISNEEIYIKYRPDKSFHLYAENHNRSFLFCDNETNYKRLYNFANSTAYCKDGINDYIVNGKAGAVNFKEGTKASAFYELDFAPGETKVIKLRLADKSHQGAFEEFDDIFRLRLNEADAFYNDLQKNVADPELKMIQRQSYAGMLWSKQFYYFNVNQWLEGDPGQPAPPEERKHKRNSQWRHLSNSNIISMPDKWEYPWYAAWDLAFHCIPLARLDPNFAKRQLVVLLREYYMHPNGQIPAYEWNFSDVNPPVHAWAAYKVYQIDKEFTGKGDYDFLEKVLHKLLLNFTWWVNQKDISGNNIFEGGFLGLDNIGVFDRSQKLPTGGYLEQADGTSWMAMYSLNLLKISTELAMERPVYQDVATKFFEHFLYIAGAITNIAGKGISLWDNEDEFFYDVLHKPEGESIPMKIRSMVGLIPMFAVETIEPEMVSELPDFKRRLEWVLENRPDLSVLVSRWYEAGKGETRLLSLLRGSRLKNLLKRALDEKEFLSDYGIRALSKYHKDKPYEIKVNDNLFSVSYLPGESDSKLFGGNSNWRGPIWFPVNFLLIESLNKFYHYFGDDYKVEYPVGSGNLLNLNEIAHHLGDRLIKLFTMNAEGKRPVFGNVDKLNKDPNFKDYILFYEYFHGDSGKGLGASHQTGWTGLVSELISQKYEFLNQKKV